Genomic DNA from Roseburia intestinalis L1-82:
ACCGCATTCTTGTATTGCTGCCATATCGAGCAACACAGCCTGTGTTCTCAGATGAGTTCATTGGCTATTTCGGCTATCCACTGGGTGGAATGACTTTTGACATAGTGACTGTTCGGATGATTGTATATGCGGTGATTATGCTTGTGTGTATCCCGTTTGCACGAAGGGCTTGGAAAAAGCATCAGGTCGCTTAGAATTACCACAAAAGAAAAAGAACTTCTGCTGGATGACGACCAACGAAAAAATTCGCAAAGCAGGTATGTTATGATTTTTGAGTACAGTAAAATATGATTATTGTGGCATTGTTGATGAAAAAAAGTAAGATTTCGCACATAATATCTTTGATTATTGGAGGTGTAATAATTGCGGGTATATTTTTTTATATAGGCTATAGAACAGCCTATATCCGCTATGAAAATGCCGAACCAGCCATCATTACTCAAACATTCTATGCTACGATTTCAGAGATTACAGAGGACACAGTAACAGTAACGGGAATGGATGTTAATGATATAAATTTTAGAGGGGAATTTGTTTTCGGTATAGAAAAAGAAACAGAAATTATTTGGCGGTACACGGATATTGCATTTAGCGATTTAGACACTGGCGATAAGATAGCAATTACCTTTGCGGGCGAGATTATGGAAACTTATCCAATGCAAATAACACAAGTTGAACAAATTCAATTACTGGATGATGAACTTTAATCCAGAAGGATACTATCCTATAGAAAAACATTAAATACGGGTTGCAACAACTTCCCGCTTTTCGAGATGGAAAATAAAACATTTATGGAGGTACGGATATGGAAAATAGGGAATGGATACGCTGCCCTATTTGCGATAGTAAAACACGTGACAGAATTAGAAAAGATACAGTTTTAACGAATTTTCCACTGTTTTGCCCAAAGTGCAAAAAGGAAAGTTTGATTGAAGTTAAAAATTTACAAGTTAAAGTCATCAAAGAGCCAGACGCTTAGACGCAGAGCCGATGAATTTGTGGGGAATTACCCACAGTTCATCGGCTTTTCTTTTTTAGAACAAGAAAACCAATAGATTCACAAGGAGTCTATTGGCTTTCTTACAGAGTGGGATGGTCTTGCTTACGAAGCACGTCAAGTAAATAACGAACCATAGGTAATAAATCCGCAGCTTCCTGTTCCGTGCAGTCGTTCAGTAGGGTTAAGAGCTTTTGGAGATTTGGCCGCTGGTTTGTGTTGGCGGGATAGAAAATCTTATCAGCTGGTATCTTCAGATATGTAATTAAAGGATACAGCTTTTCGAATTTGGGATTGCCACGCCCAGCTTCGATGTTAAGTATGGTGCGAGTATCTAAATTAAGAGTTTCAGCCAGTTTTTCCTGTGAAAGTCCGAGTTCTGTGCGTGCTTCACGCACTGCGATGGCAAGTAATTGTTTTATGTCCTGCATTATAATTCACCTCAATAGTAGTTTACATTACATATTGAATGACGTGAATTGCAACAAAATACAGTATAAATATGGAGTACAATACATGAAAAGAAAATACATTAAATTGTATAGGAAAAGAATAGTGGAAAGAAATATTGCAACGGATTATTACACACATCAAGGTGTATCGCAAAGAAGTAAAAAACTTCAATGCGGTACACCTTTTTTGATGGAGAAATCAGAGCATGGTGGAGTCCTTTTCCGGCTTGCGGTTTAAGGTCTGTTCCTGATTCGGAACCCGGTCAAGATACTGGTTCAGATTATCCAGTTTTCGGTTGAGGGATTGAATATCTTTTTCAGCAGATTTATAGGTTTTTTGCAAGGATTCTTTTTTGGTATACAGGGCATTGTAATCACTGCGGAGCTTATCGATATCAAGATTTTTTAAGTTGATGTCAAAGCGTTTCAGCATATTTTCAGCACCGTCATGAAGCAGAAGCTCTGTTTCATGGCGGCGGAGGTAAGCGTCCGGGTCTTTCGATTTCCGGTAACGGATGTGATAGATATGATTGGTCTGATACTGCTCAGCGTACTTCAATACCTGTCCTAAATCTTTTAACTGGCGTTCCGTTTCCACAAGGCTGCTTCGTGCGGTTTTTGACAGAATAGATTTGCTTTCAATCTGTTTTTCAAGCTCGGAAATAGATCCTGCATTGCTGTAACTGCTGGCGGCAATTTTCAGATTTTCAATCGTTGCCCAGTGTTGTAGACCGGGACTTTGCGTGAACTTTTCTTCCGATGTGTCAATGAGCTTTTTGGAGGAATAGTCCTTGATAAGTGGTTTCTTCCGGGCAGGGAATGGGACACGCTTTTGAGGTTGTTCCAGAGCCTTTGTTTCAATCCGTTCCTTAATCTTCTCTTTGGTGTATTCTGCACCTAAAGATTTGACACTGCCACGGACAAAATGCTCCCGGTCAAGAGGACGGAAGGAGATGTATTTTAAGGTGTTTTCTCCAAAGGATTCGCCTTTGATTTCATAGCCTTTTGCCCGTATCAGTTCAATGCACTCCTCATAGGTGTCGGCGGTCTGGATCGTTTCATCAATGTCCTGTTTGAGCTTGTTTTTCCATGAAGTTCTGTTCCTGCCGGATGACCATTCCTTGTAGCTTTTACCTCGCTGGTTTGTGGGAGAAATGACGGACAATTGATGTTCGGAACACAGCTCATCATTCATGCGACGGATATGGTAATAGGTCTGTTTACAGTCATGATATTTTTCGTGATTTACATTATCTGCAGCACAGAAAATGATGTGGTTGTGAACGTGTCCTTTGTCGATGTGAGTGGAAACGATGTAAGAATATTTCCCCTCTAACAGTTTGTCGGCAAGCTCTAGGCCAATCTGGTGTGCTTCTTTATAAGCTACCTCTCCCGGAGCAAAAGCCTGTATCAGATGAAAGGCTTTGTTCGGGTCTGCCTGATTGGTCTTTGACAGGGTAAATTTGAAGTCAAAGGCAGCGGTTTCCGGACTGCACCCAAAGGAAGAAATGAGGATACTTTCATCAGTTTTCGCAGGGTTGCAGATATAGTTTACTGCTTTATGGACGGTTGCTTTGATAGCATGGATTTTTGTGATTGCCATACCTGTTTCATCAGCTCCTTTACTTCTTTTACATCGGCTTCATAGACATTACCAGTGGCATTCATACGCTTGGTAATCTGGTTCAGATTGTTGCCAATCCGGGCGAGAGTGGTGTTATATTCCCGCAGGTGTTCGTAGTTCACATCGTATACATAGCCGTACAAAATCAGATGCCGGATAAATGCAGATTTGCTTTTCATGCTGGAGGCTTTCCATTTTTGCTGCAAGATGTATTGCTCGTCATCACTGAGGTAGATTTTCAATTCATTTTGTCTTTCTCTGTTCGCCATTGTAGTATCTTTCCTTTCCATATTTATATAGAAGATTTTGAAATATGCCGTATCCGGCGGTGTGTTTTGTCTTTGAAAGGGGGTCAGGGGGATATGCCCATTGCAAGCCAATTTTATCAAGTTTCTGAATGACAGGAACTTGTGGAAATGGTGCCTGTGAGGGAACACAGGCAGTGCTTGCTATCTTTGGCAAATTTCCCGTAGGGAATTTGCGTGTTGTACGAGCTTAAGCGAGTGTTCCACAACACATAAGGACATTATTGTCCATTTTTGGACTGCCTTTATGCGGTCCGGCTTTGTAGAGCTATTGGCATAAGCAATAAAAAACTGCTATGGCTTATTGCAGGCAAGAGATGCCCGTGAAGCTCCATAGCAGTTTGAGTGTTTTTATAAATTTATGATTTTATCCATAAAAGATTTTAGCAACAGAAAATAGCAAAGTCAATAAGAGAAAGCGGAGGAGATAGGAACTTTTGGATATGTAAAAGGAAGCCCTGATTGTATCGAAAGCGATTAGGAGAAAAAGCTTATCTGAATATGAAAGGTTTTTTCCGGTTCATTTTTTACAATGAGATAGGAGAATTTACAGAAAGGAGGTAAAGCATGAATACAGCAGATCGCAGAGCTGAAATAATTAGTATTCTGATGGTTAGACGTCGCATCACGGCGAAAGAATTGGCAGAAGAATTTAATGTTACCATTCGCACGATACAAAATGATATTCAGGCTTTATCTCTTGGTTTTCCAATCTATACAAGACAGGGAGGAGATGGTGGGATTTTTGTTGGGGATAATTACAAACCATATATGAATACATTAACACCACTTGAATTGAAAGTTTTGCATGAAATGTATGAGTTGGCAGATGGAATACATAAAAAAGTTTTATTTCAGCTTATCCGCAAGTATGGACCGGATAAACTGGAACTCTAAACTTGTCATTCTTGTAAAGCACATAATTTTTACAACACCGTTCATAGCAGACGGAAGTGGCTTATGTGCTTTTTGGACTGATAAGTCCGAAGTTGATTTTATCCAAAATACAGGCGTGAGCCTGTAAGTGTACCTTGACAATTTTATAGACAAATGCGTACAGGACGTGTGGAATATGTGGAGCCACTATGCGGACACGCCAAGAGCTGTCTGCTTTCCTATACAAATAAGGAAGGTTCTTATACGAAGAAATGCTGAAATAGGGTATTGAAGTAAAGACAAGGAGCGATAAATGTCTGGCAAAAAGTGAAGCAGTTGCACAGGGCGATGA
This window encodes:
- a CDS encoding DUF3221 domain-containing protein; amino-acid sequence: MIIVALLMKKSKISHIISLIIGGVIIAGIFFYIGYRTAYIRYENAEPAIITQTFYATISEITEDTVTVTGMDVNDINFRGEFVFGIEKETEIIWRYTDIAFSDLDTGDKIAITFAGEIMETYPMQITQVEQIQLLDDEL
- a CDS encoding cysteine-rich KTR domain-containing protein — protein: MENREWIRCPICDSKTRDRIRKDTVLTNFPLFCPKCKKESLIEVKNLQVKVIKEPDA
- a CDS encoding helix-turn-helix domain-containing protein, with the translated sequence MQDIKQLLAIAVREARTELGLSQEKLAETLNLDTRTILNIEAGRGNPKFEKLYPLITYLKIPADKIFYPANTNQRPNLQKLLTLLNDCTEQEAADLLPMVRYLLDVLRKQDHPTL
- a CDS encoding relaxase/mobilization nuclease domain-containing protein, encoding MAITKIHAIKATVHKAVNYICNPAKTDESILISSFGCSPETAAFDFKFTLSKTNQADPNKAFHLIQAFAPGEVAYKEAHQIGLELADKLLEGKYSYIVSTHIDKGHVHNHIIFCAADNVNHEKYHDCKQTYYHIRRMNDELCSEHQLSVISPTNQRGKSYKEWSSGRNRTSWKNKLKQDIDETIQTADTYEECIELIRAKGYEIKGESFGENTLKYISFRPLDREHFVRGSVKSLGAEYTKEKIKERIETKALEQPQKRVPFPARKKPLIKDYSSKKLIDTSEEKFTQSPGLQHWATIENLKIAASSYSNAGSISELEKQIESKSILSKTARSSLVETERQLKDLGQVLKYAEQYQTNHIYHIRYRKSKDPDAYLRRHETELLLHDGAENMLKRFDINLKNLDIDKLRSDYNALYTKKESLQKTYKSAEKDIQSLNRKLDNLNQYLDRVPNQEQTLNRKPEKDSTML
- a CDS encoding plasmid mobilization protein — its product is MANRERQNELKIYLSDDEQYILQQKWKASSMKSKSAFIRHLILYGYVYDVNYEHLREYNTTLARIGNNLNQITKRMNATGNVYEADVKEVKELMKQVWQSQKSMLSKQPSIKQ
- a CDS encoding helix-turn-helix transcriptional regulator; translated protein: MNTADRRAEIISILMVRRRITAKELAEEFNVTIRTIQNDIQALSLGFPIYTRQGGDGGIFVGDNYKPYMNTLTPLELKVLHEMYELADGIHKKVLFQLIRKYGPDKLEL